In the genome of Chryseobacterium culicis, the window CTTGCTTTTTTTCTCAATTTTAGAAAGAGATTAAACTATTGATGAATCTCTTATACACACGTCATTTTCTTTTTTGGAAAATGGTTTCCGAAATGCTTTTAAACAAAAAAACAGAACAGTATACTCGGAAGAGTGTACTGTTCTGTACCAATTTTATTTTTACTAAGATGATGAATAGGCTTATTTACCTGCTGAAGGCCATAGCCCCGCGTACTGAGAAGTACCGTAGTCAATCGTTTCAGCACTGATGACGAAGCTTACCAGCATACTGTTGCTGTCTATTGCATCGAAATCTACTTCGTGCTGGATCACATATCCATTCTCCCATTTCAAATTAATTAATGTTCCTTCTTCATGAGATTTGTTGAAAGTGATTTCTCCTACTGTTGGCTTGTATTTACCATTTAACAAGCTTTCAAGGATGTCTGATTTTTCAGTAGCTTCTACTGTAACTTTGATCAGTGCGTTAGAAGGGTCTGATGCTACACGTCCTGAAACGTCTGTAGATCTTGAAACGCTGTAATTCATTTTTAACAGCTTCTGTCCTTCTCCGTTGTTGAATTTTAAGATTCCTCTTGAATTTCTTTCGGCCATGATTGTAAATTTTGATCGTTAATATTTTGTGATTCGGTGATTGTGTTTAGCAAATATAGATGCTCTTTTCTGCTAAAAAAAGCTTTTGAAGGGAAATCTGAAAATTTGTAGTAATTCTACGATTTCTTGTAGTAATTCTACGACAAAGGATTTAACGAACTTAGTTAAAACAGCATCAGCAAAGGGTTTTAACTGATTGAAAATTAACAAGAAAAACAATAATTTTACACCTCAGTGAGAAATATTAAGATTTCTTTAATATAAAGTTAGGATAGCTTTAACAGATTTCTATCATAAAAAAAGCAACCAGTGACACGGGTTGCTTTTTATTTTATCTGACATTATTTTACTGTTGGGTCTTTCCACCTTCTTTTATGGAACGAACCAGTATTTTATTTTTTCTCAGCAGAAAATCAGGCATAAGATCGATGGGAAGATAGAAAGGACTTTCTCCTTTTCTCTGGAGTTCTTCTACAATTCCCGGATTCCAGGCAAGAATTTTCTCTACGTCCACATTTAATTCAGCAGCCACAATGTTCAGATTGAATCCGGCATTGATCTCTGTTTCTGAAAGTGCTGCTGCAGTCTCTTTTCGATCTCCCTCAAAGAAAATCTTATTGATTCTCGAAGAATTATAGTTATTCAATACACTTTGAAGTTCTCCCGTAGCATAGCATGCATTCAGGTATTTTTTCACGTGATTAATGGTTTCTCCGGGAAGGTATTTATAAAACTCATGGTACTGCGAGGAACCTGCAGCTTCCATTGCTTTGGCAATATTTCCTTCACCACAGTTATAAGCAGCTACTACTGTCACCCAGTTGTTATACTTTTTATAAAGATTACTCAAAGAGATAGCGGCTGTTTTGGTACTTTTATAAAGATCGGTACGTCCTTGTTCTGTAAGCCCATACTGGTTGGCATGTGCAGTCATAAACTGCCAGACTCCTACAGCTCCGGCTCCAGAGGTAATATTTCTATCAAAATGGGACTCAATCAGAGCCAGGTTTCTCAAATGCTTGGGAAGTCCTTTCTGAAGAAGTAACTGTTCAATAAATTCTACCAGATCTTTATTGGCATTAATGATACCTTTGTACTTTTTCACACTGCTTTCCGAAGTATCGGAAGCGGTAAGAAACTGTCCGTTTACAAAAACAACAGTTCCCAATAAGAGTAAACCTGTAAAGATATTTCTGACAATCGTTTTCATTTTAATTTTATTTATAAGCAAAAAAGGCAAAACGCGGTTTGCAGATCTGCCTTCTTACTTTATACTTAATCTACTTTCCAGCTTAATTTTTCTTCTTCGTTATTCCAATCTACATGAATGGTTTGTCCGGATTTTACTTCTTCTCTAACAATCATTTTGGAAATCGGTCTGGCAAGCTGTGCACGGATGACTCCTGAGATCTGTCTTGCTCCATATTTGCTGCTGAATCCTCCTAATGCAAGATTTCTTACGGCATCATCAGTAATTTTTAAAGCAATTCCTAATCTCGTTAATGAGGTATGAAGTGATTTCAACTGAATATTAAAGATTCTTTCTGCAATGGATTCTGTGATTGGTGCGAAAGGAATAATCTCTGTAATTCTTGCCAAAAACTCAGGTCTGAATCGTCCGGAGTTCGACATAATCTGCATTAGTGAAGATGATTCCGGAATTTTTCCTTCTTCAAACTGTTTTACAATTTCTTCACTTCCGATATTGGAGGTAAACAGAATCAGGGCATTACTGAAATCTCCTTCTTTACCTAATTTATCATGAACCTTTCCTTCGTCCATAATCTGAAGGAATACGTCAAAAACAGAATGGTGGGCTTTTTCAATTTCATCAAATAATACAACGGTATAAGGCTGTTGTCTGATTTTGTTCACCAGCATACCTCCTTCCTCATATCCTACATATCCCGGAGGCGCTCCATATAATAACGCTGCGGAATGTTCTTCTTTAAATTCTGACATATCAAAGCGTACCATTGCCTTTTCATCATTGAAAAGCAGTTCCGCCATAGACTTTGCCAGCTCTGTTTTACCGGTTCCGGTAGGTCCCAGAAGGAAGAAAGACCCGATTGGCTGTCCTGGTTTATTCAATCCGCTTCGGTTTTCAACGATAGCATCAGAAAGGATTTTTAATGCATGATCCTGTCCTACAACTCTGTTCAGTAGAAGGGATTCCATATTCAGGAGTTTTTCTTTTTCCTGAGCCTGGATCTTCCCGATTGGGATATTGGTTTTAGCGGCCATTACCGCTGCCAGTTCCAGCCTGTCTACTTTTTCTCTTTTTTTGGCGGCATGCTGTAGAAGCTCAGCATACGTATCTTCAATGATTTTCTGAATCTGATCTACCGGCATAGAATTATCAATCGCAGGCTGCTCACTCAAAGAACCCCATAGGATTGGGCTTATTTTGTCTCTTAGTAAGTTGTAAGTCCAGATCAGTTCATCTGCTTTATCTTTGCTGTCTGCATATTCTTCTGTTAAAATAGCATCATAGCTTTCTTTCCAGCTGTTAAGTTCTTTTTCTGAGAGTTCATCAAGCATCTTGATGGCTGCCATTGTTCTGTCTAATAAATCAATAGCGGCATCCGGCAATTTTTTGCCTTTTGCATATCTTTTTGCCAGACGTACACATTCGGGAATAGCTGTTTTTTCGACTTCAATACCGTGATGTTTTTTATAGCCATCAAGAAGTACGTCAATCATTTTTACGCAAGTCTTTTCATCCGGTTCAAGAACGGTTAACACTTCAAAACGACGGTTGAAAGCCTGCTCCGGCTCTATAATTTTTCTGTATTCTTCCTGAGTAGTTGCTCCAATTACGGTAATTTCTCCTCTGGCAAGCTCTGGTTTCAGAAGATTGGCAACGTTTCCGATGCTTCCTTTCGGATCTAAAAGGGTATGAATTTCATCAATGAAAAGAATGGCTTTTTCAATTTTCTTGCATTCATTGATAACTTTTTTCAGTCGGTCTTCAATTTCACCTTTATAAGAAGTTCCTGCTAACAGGGCACCAGTGTCCAGTTCTAAAAGGGTACCGTTCTTAAGCATTTCAGGAACATTTCCTTTGATAATTTCAGTAGCAAAACCTTCTACCAATGCAGTTTTCCCTACTCCAGGCTCTCCAATGATGATGACATTCGGTTTACTTCTTCGGCAAAGTATTTCCACCAGCATTCTCAATTCTTTATCTCTGCCGATGATATTTTCGATTTCTCCTTTTCTGGCCTGTGCTGTTCTGTCTACACAGTAGCTTTTAATGGAAGGAAATGAAGAGTCTGAATAGTCTGATGTACCATTTGAAAATAATGATGAAAAATCTCCGTCTTCTGAAACGGTAAATGGGGTATCTTTTCTGTACAGATTGAAAATTTCATGTTCTCTCAGCGGAAGTGATTTCAGCTGCTGAAGTGAAAATACAACCTGTGGTTTTACAATTGCGGTAAGAATACAGATGGGAGTGATCTCATCCAATCCTAATTTTAAACGGATATCATCTGCTTCTTCTATAAGGGTGTCTATAGCATCATCCTGACCTACTTCATCCGGCAGGTGATTGGTTTTAGGATATTCTTCAATACGGACATCTGCCCATTCGTAGAAATAGCCGGGATCTTTATCTATACTTTTCAGGAATTCATTAAGTCCGATATCTTTATGCATTAAAGCCTGCAGGATATGTGGTCCTCCATAAGTTCCATTATAATTTTCCTTCGCTATCGACTGAGCAATGTGAAATAGTTGCTTTACGGTTTCGTTGGTTACTAGTACTCCCATTTATAATTTTCTTATATTAATATATTTGCGTTCTGTTTTAGTGTTCTTCAGATTTGATGGTATTGATCTGTATTCTCATCCCTTTTATCAGGAAGTCAAAAGTTGTTCTTTTTATGCTGCTAAAATTAAAAATTTTATTCTAAATGAGATAAAGATAGTTAATTCTTCAATTAGAGAAGTAATAACCGTATTTTTTTGTTTCCAGAGACAGTTCCGATAATAGGATTTTGTGACCAATTACTGTTGTAAACCTTCTTTTTGTTTTAAATATTCAAAAGATATAATAAAACCAGACTGAACCACTGAAGCCCTATGTAGATATAGAACAGCATGGCTGATGGCTCTGCTAATTCATATAATTTTTCAATCAAGGTCTTTTTGATAATTTCGGAGAAGTCTGCATTGTCATCACCGAGGTTCAATTCATCAAACTTGATTTTATTTAAGGCATAGCCTAAGATCTTTTTTAAAATTCTGCTTTCAGAGCTGGTTCTGAATTCATTCAACAGTTTAACTTTTGCAATAGCAAAGTCTGCACTGGTTCGGATTACCGTAGGCTGTTTGGCTTTAAAGGTACTAATGATCTTATCTATAAACGGAATTACAATGGTTTTGGAATGGTCCTGAAGCAATTTACTAATGACTACAGACATTGCATATTTTGTGGCAAAAACGACTGTAAAAAACGGGGCGATAATCATCAACAGGTAGAAAATACTTGCTGAAACAGGTTGAGCAATAATAGTGGTTATCAAAAATCCTCCAGCACCACTATGCCCTAATGATGGCCCCAGCTTTTCTGATAAGATATAGATTCCCAGGACTAGTACAATAATGGTCGAAATGGTTCCAATTGCGTAAATTTTCAACACGTTGAGTAGGAATACTGCAGATAGTTTGGACAAATATTTCAGATGATCTGTGATTTTGTTCATTGATGTTTTAAGGTTATTTAGTTTATTTTCTTATCTATATTCAATTCAATTATGGGTTATAAAATGGTACTGTCTTCTTTTGAAGCTCTTTTCCTGTTTTACCATCCAGAATAATTTCTTCTATAGTATCACCACTGGTCTGATGAGAAATCCGCCATACTTTTTTGCCTTCAAACTCCTGTTTTAGTACTCTTGTCTGATAACCTGAGTCATGATAACCTTTTGAAAGATTAATTTTATTTTTTTCGCAGTATACAATAATATCTTCAGGTTTGAATTCATAGCCTTCATCTGTATTTTCTTCTTTTACAATTTTACCTGATTTATCAAAATAATACCAAATACCAGCTACCGATCCTTCATTAAACAAGCAACCTTTTTTCTCAATATTACCATTTTCATAGAAAAATTTAGTAACCTTATAAAACAAATTATCATTATAAATCATTTCTCTATAACCTGGTGATTGAAAATCCTGAATATAAGTATTGTTATTTTCTCGTACTTTTAAGTATCCCCTTACTGATTTATTTTGAAAATTTTCAATATCAAATTTTTCATACTTATTATCAACAATTGGTATCATATATTTATCTTTTTTTTGAGATTGGCATTGTATAAATATACTCAACCACATTAACATTAACATTAACATTATTATTTTATTCATAACTACCTATTTTATAGATGAATTGACTTTTTTCCATTGCCAATAATATAATGAGCATCGTTTATTATCATTTCCTCCATGATGTGAATAGTCAAGTAAATTATCTGTCTTTTTATATTCATAAGTAAATAAGGCATGAGAAGATGCTTCTTTATTTGCAAATGTATGGGCTAAATTCATAGAATGAAGAAACTCATGGGCCGCTGTCTGATTGTTTTTGCTTTTAAATACCACCACATAATCCGCTCCATAATTTGAATACCCAGAAACATATCCTCCTCCTGCACTGTACCCATGTTCAGCAAAATAAAATGCTTTGAAATGCTTTGTGTATTTCTTAGGATAGGCCTTTTCCAATTGAGCTTTCAAATAATCCTGTAATTCTTTTCCACCGCTGTTTTTATCAGAATCTACCTCACCATTGGTCACAAAATCCACAAAATTCTTATCTGACGTTAAATCTAATTCAACAATATCTGACTGATCAGATAACTGAATATATGCTTGCCCAAGGTATTGATTAACCCTATCTTTCCCATCATTAGCATTAGGTTTATTCTTTCCTGATCCGGTAGATAATTCTGGAGTTTTTATTTCCACAAATACAACATCTTTTTTCTTTTGTTTAGTATTATCATTTGCCCAGACATTTATTTTTCCTGCAATTGATTCAACGGTTGCCCCTGCTTCAGTTTTAAAAGCCTTTAACTCTATAGTCTGATTACTTGTAAACTCTTTTATACACTTGACTGTCACTTCATAATCGTTCAAAGCTATTTTCTTTTTACCTTTTATTTCAATTTTATTAGGAGTAAAAGTAAAATAATCAGATTTGGTAAACTCCAAATAATCAGCCTCATGTTGTATTTCTGCAAAAAAAGTAATCTTAACTTCTTTATCTTTTGTAATGGATAACCACGGTATAAAATATTCTTCCGGAATATCTTTGCCTGTATTTTTATCTTTTTTCGTTTTCCATAAAATAGAGAAAGGACTATATTCTTTTTTTAGGTTATTAAACATTGTTTCATCAACCTTAAAATATCCCTTATATTTATTACCATCTTTTACTTTCGTAGTAAATTTAACATCCTCATACTGATAAGCTATAATATCACTAAACTTTTGATCATTAAAAAGGCTGGTATCACCTATTCTCATCCAATCAAACCCAAATTCTCCTTTCCAGTTTTTATTCGGTCTAAATTGTACAATCAATTGTATAAACTGTTGTAGTGGTGGAGATTGCGGTGTATTATGGCTCACTCCTTTAGCATTACCCTTTTCAGAAATCCATTTCATGGCACGTGAAATAATACTCTCCTGAGAATACATGTTATGATCTTCCTGAGAGATTTTTGTGTAGGTACCCTTTACAATTCTTGTTCTGCTCATAATTAATAGGCTTTAGATCTCTCTCCGCTGTTGTTCTGTACTTCCTGCTGGGCGTGTTTATTGATGGAAGCATTGGAGGTAATGTTAATTTCCTTTTCCGAAATCTCATTTCTTTCCTTCTTAGTTTCACTGTGTACGTCTCCTTCAATAATCTCAGTAAGCTTACCCGTAATGAATGTACTTACATTTCCTATGACCGAAGTAAGTTTCATAGCTCCCACAGTCTCGGTATTATTTAATCCAATACTGTCCGATTTATTCATTCCCACCGTTGTTGTCATATTCTCCCCCACATTGATATTCATATTCTTACAGTTCAGAGTCATAGTTTCCGGTGCCGTGATATTAATATTACTTCCTGTTGTATCCAGATGAATCTCATTACCACTCTTATCTGTAATAATGATGCTTTCGTCTTCTGTGAAAACAATTCGGTGACCGCTTCTCGTTTGGATAGATTTTATACGGTTGTCTGCGCCGCCGCCAAGGCCTATTCCTCCATGAAACATTCCTCCCATTACAAAAGGTCTGTCGGGATGACTATGTACGAAATTAACCATCACCTGATCTCCTACTTCAGGAATAGCTACATATCCTCTGTTTTGAGTGATCTGATCTGTTCCTCCTGCATCAGGGCTCATTACCCTAACAAAGTGAGTAGTATCATTCATCTGCCAGTCGAATCTTACCTGAACTCTTCCCTGGCCTTCCGGATCGATGTTAGAAATTACCGTTGCAATTTGTGGCTGTG includes:
- a CDS encoding ATP-dependent Clp protease ATP-binding subunit — encoded protein: MGVLVTNETVKQLFHIAQSIAKENYNGTYGGPHILQALMHKDIGLNEFLKSIDKDPGYFYEWADVRIEEYPKTNHLPDEVGQDDAIDTLIEEADDIRLKLGLDEITPICILTAIVKPQVVFSLQQLKSLPLREHEIFNLYRKDTPFTVSEDGDFSSLFSNGTSDYSDSSFPSIKSYCVDRTAQARKGEIENIIGRDKELRMLVEILCRRSKPNVIIIGEPGVGKTALVEGFATEIIKGNVPEMLKNGTLLELDTGALLAGTSYKGEIEDRLKKVINECKKIEKAILFIDEIHTLLDPKGSIGNVANLLKPELARGEITVIGATTQEEYRKIIEPEQAFNRRFEVLTVLEPDEKTCVKMIDVLLDGYKKHHGIEVEKTAIPECVRLAKRYAKGKKLPDAAIDLLDRTMAAIKMLDELSEKELNSWKESYDAILTEEYADSKDKADELIWTYNLLRDKISPILWGSLSEQPAIDNSMPVDQIQKIIEDTYAELLQHAAKKREKVDRLELAAVMAAKTNIPIGKIQAQEKEKLLNMESLLLNRVVGQDHALKILSDAIVENRSGLNKPGQPIGSFFLLGPTGTGKTELAKSMAELLFNDEKAMVRFDMSEFKEEHSAALLYGAPPGYVGYEEGGMLVNKIRQQPYTVVLFDEIEKAHHSVFDVFLQIMDEGKVHDKLGKEGDFSNALILFTSNIGSEEIVKQFEEGKIPESSSLMQIMSNSGRFRPEFLARITEIIPFAPITESIAERIFNIQLKSLHTSLTRLGIALKITDDAVRNLALGGFSSKYGARQISGVIRAQLARPISKMIVREEVKSGQTIHVDWNNEEEKLSWKVD
- a CDS encoding lytic transglycosylase domain-containing protein — encoded protein: MKTIVRNIFTGLLLLGTVVFVNGQFLTASDTSESSVKKYKGIINANKDLVEFIEQLLLQKGLPKHLRNLALIESHFDRNITSGAGAVGVWQFMTAHANQYGLTEQGRTDLYKSTKTAAISLSNLYKKYNNWVTVVAAYNCGEGNIAKAMEAAGSSQYHEFYKYLPGETINHVKKYLNACYATGELQSVLNNYNSSRINKIFFEGDRKETAAALSETEINAGFNLNIVAAELNVDVEKILAWNPGIVEELQRKGESPFYLPIDLMPDFLLRKNKILVRSIKEGGKTQQ
- the tssD gene encoding type VI secretion system tube protein TssD, with the protein product MAERNSRGILKFNNGEGQKLLKMNYSVSRSTDVSGRVASDPSNALIKVTVEATEKSDILESLLNGKYKPTVGEITFNKSHEEGTLINLKWENGYVIQHEVDFDAIDSNSMLVSFVISAETIDYGTSQYAGLWPSAGK